The proteins below come from a single Desulfovibrio sp. genomic window:
- a CDS encoding zinc ribbon domain-containing protein produces MPMYDFVCTACGNKFEDLVFGDEVPACPKCNSPATEKQMCVPSPLKTGAFPYKPGPVRPMGKGMPPSCAAGGGCGGCSGNSGGSQA; encoded by the coding sequence ATGCCCATGTACGATTTTGTCTGCACGGCCTGCGGCAATAAATTTGAAGATCTTGTTTTTGGCGATGAAGTTCCTGCCTGCCCCAAGTGCAATTCCCCCGCCACAGAAAAGCAGATGTGCGTCCCCAGCCCGCTGAAAACCGGGGCTTTCCCCTACAAGCCCGGCCCGGTGCGCCCCATGGGCAAAGGCATGCCCCCCTCCTGCGCGGCTGGCGGCGGCTGCGGCGGCTGTAGCGGAAATTCCGGTGGATCGCAGGCATAA
- a CDS encoding DJ-1/PfpI family protein: protein MKKILVLAGDYVEDYEIMVPFQMLQMLGYEVHAVCPGKKAGESVRTAIHDFEGDQTYSEKRGHNFGINYDFDKVNTADYAGLVIPGGRAPEYLRLNPRVLEIVREFNDAKKPIAAVCHGPQILVTAGVLKNRSCTAYPAVKPDVVDAGATWCDFNETLTSATVDGNLVSAPAWPAHPALIAEFVKLLGAKISI from the coding sequence ATGAAAAAAATTCTGGTGCTGGCTGGCGACTATGTTGAGGATTATGAAATCATGGTGCCTTTCCAGATGTTGCAGATGCTGGGCTATGAAGTGCATGCCGTCTGCCCCGGGAAAAAGGCCGGAGAAAGCGTGCGCACGGCCATCCATGACTTTGAGGGCGACCAGACCTATTCTGAAAAACGCGGACACAACTTCGGCATCAACTACGATTTCGACAAGGTGAACACCGCTGACTACGCAGGCCTTGTTATTCCCGGTGGCCGCGCCCCGGAATATCTGCGCCTGAACCCCCGCGTTCTGGAAATCGTGCGCGAATTCAACGACGCCAAAAAGCCCATTGCCGCCGTGTGCCACGGCCCGCAGATCCTTGTGACGGCTGGTGTGCTGAAAAACCGTAGTTGCACCGCCTACCCTGCGGTCAAACCCGATGTGGTGGACGCCGGGGCCACCTGGTGCGACTTTAACGAAACACTCACCAGCGCCACTGTGGACGGCAACCTTGTTTCTGCCCCCGCGTGGCCTGCCCATCCCGCCCTGATCGCCGAGTTTGTTAAGCTGCTGGGCGCGAAGATCAGCATCTAG
- a CDS encoding radical SAM protein, with protein sequence MSAWKFYLVTFGCKVNQYETQSLREAWLAQGGVECSAPAEADVVCVNSCAITSKGERDARNAVFRLRREAPSSRLILTGCAARLFADYKPRPGAIWAAPDLLVPQEEKSRLLHGPWADLDGEGITPPAGELEATPPAATVAAANPAQTEAQASQQAFPPFQISAFKRARPVLKVQDGCAHRCTYCIVPSTRGKPRSRPVDEIVSEARRLLQAGHAEIMVSGINLGQYGRGTDTGDFWNLLRTLDAALAPEFAGQARLRISSLEPGQLDQQGLDALLACRMLCPHLHISLQHGSQAVLKRMGRGHYTPTMLEHAVSALASHWPIMGLGADIIAGFPGETEDDMRQLLELIDRLPMSYAHVFPYSRRPGTAADRFDGQIPHSLKLERAARLREAVGCKQQAFLAEQLKLPRMLVAADNPQAFADSTGVPANVSADAPAAPTPESAGKNKKNSVKGVNEYYAACSIRLPTQGKRPVADAGLLPARPVAVTEKGLVVELIEQK encoded by the coding sequence ATGTCTGCCTGGAAATTTTATCTGGTCACGTTTGGCTGCAAGGTCAATCAGTACGAAACCCAATCACTTCGCGAAGCCTGGCTTGCCCAGGGCGGCGTGGAATGCAGCGCCCCTGCCGAGGCGGATGTGGTGTGCGTCAACAGTTGCGCCATCACCTCCAAGGGCGAGAGGGACGCACGCAATGCCGTGTTCCGCCTGCGCAGGGAGGCTCCCTCCTCGCGCCTGATTCTCACCGGTTGCGCGGCGCGGCTCTTTGCCGATTACAAACCACGCCCCGGCGCCATTTGGGCCGCCCCGGACCTGCTGGTGCCGCAGGAAGAAAAAAGCCGCCTGCTGCATGGCCCATGGGCCGACCTTGACGGCGAGGGCATCACCCCACCCGCCGGGGAGCTGGAGGCTACCCCGCCTGCGGCCACAGTTGCCGCAGCAAACCCTGCGCAGACCGAGGCGCAGGCAAGCCAGCAGGCCTTTCCGCCATTTCAAATTTCCGCCTTCAAGCGCGCCCGCCCGGTGCTGAAAGTACAGGATGGCTGCGCCCACCGCTGCACCTACTGCATTGTTCCCTCTACGCGGGGCAAACCGCGTAGCCGCCCGGTGGACGAAATCGTTTCCGAGGCGCGCCGTCTGTTGCAGGCAGGCCATGCGGAAATCATGGTTTCCGGCATCAATCTGGGCCAGTACGGACGCGGCACGGATACGGGCGACTTCTGGAACCTGCTGCGCACGCTTGACGCGGCTCTTGCGCCGGAATTTGCCGGGCAGGCCCGCCTGCGCATCAGTTCGCTGGAACCCGGCCAGCTCGATCAGCAAGGGCTGGACGCCCTGCTTGCCTGCCGCATGCTCTGCCCACACCTGCATATTTCTTTGCAGCACGGCAGTCAGGCGGTGCTTAAACGCATGGGGCGCGGCCACTACACCCCCACCATGCTGGAGCATGCCGTGAGCGCGCTGGCCTCGCACTGGCCCATCATGGGCCTGGGCGCGGATATCATCGCGGGCTTTCCTGGCGAAACGGAAGACGACATGCGCCAGTTGCTGGAGCTGATCGACCGCCTGCCCATGAGCTACGCCCACGTGTTCCCCTATTCGCGACGGCCCGGCACGGCGGCAGACCGCTTTGACGGGCAGATTCCCCACAGCCTCAAGCTTGAGCGCGCGGCCCGCCTGCGCGAAGCCGTGGGCTGCAAACAGCAGGCATTTCTGGCAGAGCAGCTCAAACTGCCCCGCATGCTGGTGGCGGCTGACAATCCGCAGGCATTTGCGGACTCCACAGGCGTACCCGCAAATGTATCCGCTGACGCACCAGCGGCGCCCACGCCGGAATCTGCGGGCAAGAACAAGAAAAACTCAGTGAAAGGCGTGAACGAATATTATGCCGCCTGCTCCATCCGCTTGCCAACGCAGGGCAAACGCCCCGTCGCGGATGCCGGGCTGTTGCCCGCGCGGCCCGTGGCTGTCACTGAAAAAGGCCTGGTGGTGGAGCTGATAGAGCAAAAATAA
- a CDS encoding M15 family metallopeptidase: MPILLLFIFLCCAHVAQAETAASSSAPPSAPATASANAAPTSGTTGAAAANGLIDAADLPAGLDDAARVDFYCLRRAYPQIATMTTDAQGQWLVFNDGRRVLYDAAPGAAPLAGSQESEWVVSVRASMAEPYPLEPRRPDTPLGVSPGRRRSYDLLQALYGTTPKTVGGHLVQARLLGQHLHLSPAAAQAMNRANVHLAPQAAQEPRLKPLLKMDGGFAWRRIAGENRLSPHAFGIAFDISPGIATYWRWSKLRPHPMQQSYPSVIVEAFENEGFIWGGKWHEYDLMHFEYRPEIICKARVWQGLEPLPMQEPSQESVQEAAPDIPQKPAHKTVRKPVQKPEKTENPPSEQPSASPAVEAKPAGDDAAIAP; encoded by the coding sequence ATGCCAATATTGCTGCTTTTTATTTTTTTGTGCTGTGCCCATGTCGCGCAGGCCGAGACGGCTGCGTCATCCAGTGCGCCCCCCAGTGCGCCCGCAACAGCGTCTGCCAATGCCGCGCCCACAAGCGGTACCACTGGGGCGGCAGCTGCCAATGGCCTCATTGACGCCGCTGATCTGCCCGCCGGGCTTGATGATGCCGCGCGAGTGGATTTTTATTGCCTGCGGCGGGCCTATCCGCAGATCGCAACCATGACGACGGACGCGCAGGGCCAGTGGCTGGTGTTTAACGATGGCCGTCGCGTGCTGTATGACGCTGCGCCGGGCGCGGCCCCCTTGGCTGGCTCGCAGGAATCAGAGTGGGTGGTGAGCGTGCGGGCGAGCATGGCCGAGCCGTATCCTCTGGAGCCGCGGCGGCCTGATACTCCTCTGGGTGTTTCGCCGGGGCGGCGGCGCTCCTACGATCTGCTGCAAGCCCTTTACGGAACCACGCCCAAGACTGTCGGGGGGCATCTGGTTCAGGCCCGCCTGCTGGGTCAGCACCTGCATCTTTCGCCCGCTGCGGCGCAAGCCATGAACAGGGCAAACGTTCATCTCGCCCCTCAGGCCGCTCAGGAGCCTCGCCTGAAACCCCTGCTGAAAATGGACGGCGGGTTCGCCTGGCGGCGTATTGCGGGTGAGAACCGCTTGAGTCCCCACGCCTTCGGCATTGCCTTTGACATCAGCCCCGGCATTGCCACCTACTGGCGCTGGAGCAAACTGCGCCCGCACCCCATGCAGCAAAGCTATCCCTCCGTCATTGTGGAAGCCTTTGAAAACGAGGGCTTTATCTGGGGCGGTAAGTGGCATGAATATGATCTGATGCACTTTGAATACAGGCCGGAAATCATCTGCAAGGCCCGCGTGTGGCAGGGGCTGGAACCCTTGCCCATGCAGGAACCTTCACAGGAATCCGTACAGGAGGCAGCCCCGGATATTCCGCAGAAGCCCGCGCACAAGACAGTACGGAAGCCCGTGCAGAAGCCGGAAAAGACCGAAAATCCGCCTTCAGAGCAGCCGTCCGCCAGCCCCGCTGTAGAGGCAAAGCCTGCTGGCGACGATGCTGCCATCGCTCCGTAA
- the pgl gene encoding 6-phosphogluconolactonase: MSGLSRSIHLTVHIHKDPAAMAERAAHILAAACEEAIADRGVFRIALSGGQTPTPLFRLLAGKDWADRLPWDKMTFYWVDERCVGPDHPDSNYGLARRELLSMVPATHFFRMRGEEDPVEAAVKYEQQIRAEFNLGPQELPRFDFMLLGMGEDGHTGSIFPNSPALAERKRLVIDQYVPERKADRLTLTLPVINNARCCMFLVTGKEKHDVLSRALNLLAEPTLPAQKVRPGFGELIWVVDEAAARGE, encoded by the coding sequence ATGTCGGGCCTCAGCCGTTCCATACACCTTACGGTGCATATCCATAAAGATCCTGCCGCCATGGCCGAACGTGCCGCCCACATTCTGGCGGCAGCATGCGAAGAAGCCATCGCCGACAGGGGTGTTTTCAGAATCGCGCTCTCCGGCGGGCAGACCCCCACGCCGCTTTTCCGCCTGCTGGCGGGCAAAGACTGGGCCGACCGTCTTCCCTGGGACAAGATGACTTTTTACTGGGTGGATGAACGTTGCGTTGGCCCCGACCATCCAGACAGCAACTACGGGCTTGCGCGCCGCGAACTGCTGAGCATGGTTCCCGCCACGCACTTTTTCCGCATGCGCGGCGAGGAAGACCCGGTTGAAGCCGCCGTCAAATACGAGCAGCAGATCCGCGCCGAATTCAATCTTGGCCCGCAGGAACTGCCCCGCTTTGACTTTATGCTGCTGGGCATGGGCGAAGACGGTCACACTGGCTCCATTTTTCCCAATTCGCCCGCCCTTGCCGAACGCAAGCGCCTTGTCATTGACCAGTACGTGCCCGAACGCAAGGCCGACCGCCTCACGCTCACCCTGCCTGTCATCAACAACGCCCGCTGCTGCATGTTTCTCGTTACCGGCAAGGAAAAGCACGATGTGCTTTCACGCGCGCTCAACCTGCTGGCCGAACCCACCCTGCCCGCACAAAAGGTACGCCCCGGATTTGGCGAACTGATCTGGGTTGTGGACGAGGCCGCCGCCAGAGGCGAGTAA